One Siniperca chuatsi isolate FFG_IHB_CAS linkage group LG1, ASM2008510v1, whole genome shotgun sequence genomic window, TCAGTTCACAGAAGGCCCAGTGTAATCTGCTGAAGTTATGTATGCTGCAGCCCTCCTTTCTAAACATAGTTTGTTTAAACTGCGGTTGAAATACATCTTGCACTTACGACAGCAGTAAGCCCTTCGAGCTAATGAGCTCATTTGCTGCTTTGTAACACTTCTACAAGAGTCCAGAGTGGGAGCTGAAAACCCTTAGCAGGGCCTAATACAATGTAATGTTGGCATAAATTAGTGCACTTGCAAAGCATTTTTTAGACTGACAAGCCCTGCCTCTTGCCGTGTCACTGGAGTGTGAGTTCAGGCGCTGTGTTTTGTACATAGACTTTCCTCTGCTTTGCCATGATTGTTTTACCTGTCTTTTCTTGTGAGGTATGAATTGCATGCACAGAGCTGTCCCCCATGAGAGGGCCACACCAGatagacagactgacagaccagacaggcagggagacagtcTGACAGGCAGGcgggctgccacacacacacacaaagacacacacacagggaattCAGACAATAATACAACAGTGATGCCTGTCTAGCTAATTGTGTTCCTCCTTGAGTTTGATGTACAACAAcattaagaaaaacagcattatatAAAAGTTAAATTAGGTTTGGAGGTGGTGCATACTTATGGAGAGAGTGGATGTGTCCTTCAGGTTGACATAAATTGACATCAGTTTGTATAACAGTATAGGTGCACGTGTTAttgaaaaacacatgcacaaaattcTGAAATTCTTGAAGAGTTCACTATAATAAATACTGTGCAggttatttcagcatttttgctaATCAAGTTTTTGattatgtgtacatatatgtggATACAGCACCTACAAGTTTTGTTAACTGGACTTGCATTTCATCTAATTAGAAAAGTACAGTTGAGTTTTTCATACACCTGTTTCTGTCAAGCACCTGAATTTGGTTTTGAAAGAGCTAAGATTAACATGTTTTCTCTGAAATGTGCTGCAGTAGCTCAGcacaaatgtttctttattatCTGCGATTGCTTTCATGGTGGCAGTGTATTCTTGTGGCCGGCTCAAAAGCCCAATATAACTATGTAAATATTACTTTTCTGTTGTAATTATCAAGGAGGAGAATTGAGGTGCCGAACTAACCAAAGAAAGTCTTCCAGAGAAAAATGTTAATCACttcaccttcttcttctctgtgatAGTAGGTCACCAGTTAATCAGAGTGAGAATTGATCTGATGTTTGGCCCACCACCCTCAttctcctctgtgtttgtgtgtgtgtgtgtgtgtgtgtgtgtgtgtgtgtgtgtgtgtgtgtgtgtgtgtgtaagacaggGGCCCCAGCACTTCCTGTAGATTCAGACGTgttgtgtgtctgcgtgtgtgtgttttggagggGACGGCGGCTGAAAAGGACCCCCATTGCTTGTTGTTTGAGTAGAGTTtggcatttctttctttcttcattcttcttttgtctgttttgttttgtgcgCTACCACCTCccacccccctcctctcttctccctcctctcctctccctcttctgtGTGTCTGGCTGATGagtttgtctctttgtctggaTTCAGTCAGACACTGCGTCACCTCCTgcctacagacacacagactcagAGATAACATCACAGTGGCAGAgactgagggagagaggggggggggggcagtgagGAGAGACAGATGTACAGACAGAGCCATAGCAGTGGGGGGATGGGTATCTCTCACACATCAATCATTGGCTATGTGCCCTGAAGCCAGCTTGTTGTAGCAGTTCATAGTTCAATACTCTGACCCACTCTACCAGTGTTAATGAAGGCTTTGATTTCTATGGGAAAAGTGTCCAAACTACGTTCACGTACTAACTTCTCGCCACTACCAAACAGTACAATGACAAACCTCTTCAAAGATTATACCTGTttttcacagacacacagagtgagagtgtgtgtgtgtgcgtgtgtgcgtgtgtgtgtgtgtgcgtgcgtgtgcgtgcagTACCTCAGGATTGTGGCGAGGGCTGTAATTACTTCTGTCAGTCTCAGGTAACTGAAGTCAGGATCTCTCCCATCTCTGATCTGTGTTAATGGAGGGAGAGCATACAAGGGAAGAAAATTGGATTTTAAGCTATCATTCATTTTAGCAATCTGAAGTGGGATGTTCTTATGTGTGAATGCCAGAGGAGCTTTTGATAAAACTGTCTCCAGTGAAGCAGTGTTGGCAGTTAGATACAGGTTTGCATGGTCAGATGTAATAATAAGAAAAGTGAAGGGATTTTACAGAATCCTGCAACCCACAGGGCTACGATAAAACAAAGAGTGGAATCACAAAGTGTTAAATGAGCCACATATGGGCTGTCATGGTATGAAGCTTTATCCTCCCCCTCAGAGCTGATGGTATAGATATGGAAGTAGTCACATTCAAGCAGGGAGGACAGAGGGCGAGCCAGGCTGTtcagtgtgtgggtgggtgagagagagagagagaatgacctacacacacacacacacacacacacacacacactcataaaaaagtttagtgtttatttttcacttttttgtattttaactgcaagtcaacattattattactacattattattattatcctatcTTACTTATCTCTACATATATTAATATCACAATTATTCTGTTTATGCATGttcttattttacacatgctttggcaatgttaacatctgtttcccatgccaataaagcccaattgaattgaattgaaaattgaattgagagacagagagagagagagagaagcagttAGCTAGAGGAAAGGAGTGGAGGCTGCTTCCCCCGTGGGACTGCAGCATGGCTGTCGAACAGTATCTGcgagtgtatatgtgtgtggaaAACGTGGGGGTTGGGATGCAAATGAAGTTAATGTGTGTGCACGTATGTCACTGGGCTTGCCTTGCTTGGATTAGCATTCATTATGTTTCAGTGTAGTATGGCTCATATGAAAGCAGCCTAATCGGCGAAGAAGTTCCTGTGGTCCACATCTTGAGTGGATCCCAAAAGTTTTGAGAAAAACATAGAATTGTATAAATTATTTACCTGAATTATTGGCCTGGACATGATTATGTCTTACCGTTGACAAAACAAGAACTATAGGTGAATGCACTAGTGTTCAATTCATACCTTCTTGTGGTATGCTATGACAGTAGATGCACTTTCTATGTTGCTATGGAGATAAAGCACTCATGCTGGATACAATATATGGGTAAAAAGTAGGCTGCTGTATTAAAACAGACTTAATTTATTGACATGTTTAGCTcaccatatttttaaaaaaaaaaagcatgttatATGTGAAATCAATTTCTCTACTAGAGATCCTGCCACAGTGGTGCATAGTCAtagtgctgtctgtctgtctgtagacagaatcagaaatcagaatcagaaatactttattgatccccacaCTTATGATAACTTAAGACATAACATAAGACACACTTATGTTCTGCATGTATGGTTCATGGTATACAGGAAATCGCAGTGCATTGTCATACAAAAACAGCCTTCTAAATTGTGAAACTTGATAGATAGGCTTGGTCTTCCAGTCATGTGCACCACACCCTTTatgcaaaaatgaaaacctTGATCTGCAGTTCTTGGCATTttattattgattgattgattcacTCATTCATATtgtttcatacatacatacagttaaGCTTACTGAGTTGCAACATTGCCAAAATTGGTCTAATAAACCCAGAGATGttaataagataagataacacggtatggcaaaatctctgatATCAGACACATAGAAATCATCTCATGGTATATATCGTCATATTACCCACCCCTagtgtcatatatatatatatatatatatatatatatatatatatatatatatatatatatatatatatatatatatatatatatatatatatatattttcatgtaGGTTTAGCTTACAGTACACAACTAGCCACCTGCACTCctcactttttctctccagTCAGCACAGTTCATTGTGCTCACTGGAAACACTTTTATCTTACTGACTGCTACTGTCTTTCTATCTCCAGGGCCATTCCACACTTCAGGCATCACAGGACTTCAGCACACTATTAACATGGATGGCAGGGACGAATTCACCGAAGACAGTGAATGCTGCAGCAACAACTCCCAGGAAGTCCAAGAGCAGGATAGCATCTCAGGTACAGGATGGAGGGACGGAACAGGGAAGGACTGGATGGACTCTGTAGGACATCCACAGACTGAGGGGTGTTAGTGAGAATAAGCCCTACTCTGTgttctgttgtctgtctgtattgATAGGGCTGTGTTTACCTCCATAGAAGACAGCGATAGTGACCCTGACAACCACGGTGAAGACTCGTCCTCCAACACCTCCGCTGACGACCACATGACCACCAAGAGATCACAGTGCCGCCTACAAGGAGCGGGAGTCAAAGAGGTGAGAGGGCTGGTACccacatcaaacaaaaaaatgggcTAGAGTAATAATGGCCACATTCGTCTTTCATTTTCATGATTGTGCCACTTGTCAGTTTTGTTCATATTAgtattgtttatttctttgacattatttttcctcatCTTTAATTATTTTGAGTACTGCCTGGGTGTTACACAATGGGCTACTGTACTGTGCAGTTGGTCGTGTGGCGTGAAGATACAAACAAGATTCCACAGAGATAAATTATTGACATGGATCTGCCCGTCGTTTTGAGATATACGGTACATCGCATGTGGTTTTATAACTGAAGTGGTTGTGGCCAGACTTGTGTGGGCTGTCAAAATTATAAACTTAACAGCCGGAGGTTTTTTCAACTCTCAGCCACCAGTTGTGCATGAAGCAGCTGTTGATGTTAATATTAATTTGGATATAGTTGTCCACTCTGTGTTTAGTGTTTGCTATAAGAGCGTATGCCACTGTAGTATTTGCTGCAGGTTTAAGTTACTGTAGTGTTCCATTTAACTGGGGGAAAATAGCAGATCATTTGATTGAACTTTGGTGGGGGTCAACAGGAACAGGAAGTACTGATATCTGTTATATCTGACATTTACACAGTGCTTCCTTCTTATCAGATCATCTGTTAAAACTCTAAAACACAAACTGGGGTTCAACTAGTTGCACTGCAGTGTGCAGACATATGTATAACATTCATATGGTCACCTTTTATGTTATACCTTCATGTGtgaaattgtaaaaacaaattgcTGAAATATTTGCTActtaaaatctttatttgttAAATGAATGTTATTGTTAGGCatccattttgaaaatgtttactaTTTTGGGATTTCTTATGTCAAATGAGTAAAATTGGCAGATAAAAGAGGTATTTTCGTTTTTTTTGGAATGTCGTATAATCATTGAATGCTTCTGTGGGGTTGACAACTTGGACTTTTGTAAACCAGAATATACCCCTATGCaatgaagaaaaacaggaaCAAGAAAAATGGCATGCACTTCAATTTAATGGACTCGTAATGGACTTGAACAGAGCACCTCTGGTAGCAGCCAATATGTTTTGTGCCTGGACcttctgtttgaaaatgttctgtATTTCAGCTTGTGTGTGAGTCACATCTGTGACAGCACACAGCATCATGTCACTGTTAGTGAGTCACTGGGGCTTGAGAGATTTTTGCTTATTCACACACTCAACACATCACCATATACCACTTGCAGAAATGCTTCAGTCGGAAACATGTGAAGGGAGTAGCGACTCCGCAAAGGCCcagtgagaaataaaaaaataagttacAGTGTCTAGCATTATTCTTTAAGCATGCACGATGTGATGCTTATAATCAGTTCTTCCTTGCTTCAGCTTGGTACTTAGGTTACACTTGTCAGGATACTAATGGTGAATCTTCTACAAATAAGGACAAATTGATTGTGTATAATAACTctagaaataaaattaatatcAAAATGGATATGATATCCAAGTATGTTGGTGTGAGGTGTACATGTACTTTGCAATATAGCACTGGTTCTGCtcctgaaatgtgttttaatgatgCTTGGTTTTCCTCAGGAAAGCGAGGAAGGGGCAGACCACGGCATCAACTTTGTTTGTCCTCTCTGCATGCTGGATTTCAGCAGCCCTGAGAAACTCATCTCCCATGTCTACCAGGTGAGAACAACGCTGTCTCGCCTGTTCTAATCTAGTAGAGAaccatgaaaacaaagcagctttAGATTCTTTATTGCAGTCTGTTTCTAATAAGCTAGGTCGTCACCTTTAAAGCCTCTAAGTAGCTTTCACCATCAGCACTTCAGTGAAACGCAGGTTGAGGGAGAAGGTGTTGACTTGTATCAGCCAATCTGGTACTTACTTTGTCATGTAACTGCACAGGAGTCATAcattttgcagtatttttttaactaaaacaaCTGAAGTTGTTTTAAGAGTTAATACAAACTTAAGTCGGTTACAATTCAATACAACTGTCAAAAAAGaagattattatatatttactgAAGGTAAATGATTACTAATGCTGTCTTAAAATGCTGCAGTTGCAGGTTCAGCTCTTCTTCCAGGGTTTTTATCCTTTATTTTACAGTAGTCCACACCTTCCACTCTCATTATATGTGTCTTCACCAATTGCTGTGAAGTCTCCCTTCACAGTCAGTAGCTGATTTATACCTTACTTCAGCATTTGCAGAAGTCACATAATCCacactgttttttttagttgttttttcgCAAAAGTCAGGCAGTTTGTGGTTCTTGCACTTAAAGATGAATGTGCATTCTGTCACTGTAATGTTGAGCATTTACAACAGTGTCTGCCTTGTTAACCCGTGTGGAACATATGGACAGTGACACAAGCCATAACAGTGTCAACTGTCACTGTTAACAGTGGTAATTAATTGGTGTTGGGGTaattatttctttgttcttggtATGGAGTATTCTGAGGACCACATTTGAATGCTGCTCaaattatttgtaatatttgaAACGTCCCATCATCCATAGGTTTTTTCACCTACAGACTTTATTTTCAAAACTGGGTCAACTTAATTTTGTTATTCCACTTATGTTGTttaacatttcacattcacacattgtGTTGTAAGGCATTAATATCCATTTAgaacagtaaataataaaaaatattgcgTATGCGACCTGCtttttaccaaaatgttttcttcatttttgatAAAATACTAACTTTACATGCTTGTAGCATGTACAGTACTGTGCATTACACCCACACCataaattatgattattattgtttagcAGTCAttacatttgatacatttttaatactaataataaatatatttttcaatattagattttttttaaataattgatcTTCTACAGTTTAAAATATGTTGTATATGTTCCTTAATATTTCACAGCCATATTTCCATTGTAATGTTCTTGATAAGGTGTACAAGCAGAAAAGTGTTTGACTTGTGCAATTCCCAGTTATTGATGCAACCATAATTTTATTGTTCCTGTTCTAAATTTTGAGaacaaactaaaacaacaaGTAGACAGTTTTCATCTTTTAATGTTGGTGGTGTGCTTtaaacgtgttttttttttcttcccagtTTCTTGTTCTTATCTTGTTTTGCCATCTTTAACAGCACACGACTATGATGAGCAACACCAAGAGCTATGTGTGCCCAGTGTGTGGGCGAGCCCTGAGTTCGCCTGGCTCGCTTGGACGGCATCTTCTCATCCACTCTGAGGACCGCCTCTCCAACTGCGCTGTCTGTGGCGCACGCTTCACAGACACCAACAACTTTAACAGGTTCGGCTCATCTTTACTGTATCTCTGGTCTCAGGCCTTTAATGCACATTGCTTTCAAGTAAGAAGTATACAGACGCTTTAGATATAGATTTCTATAGTTTCTGTGTTTTACTTCAAATTAATAACATTCTTATCAATAGTTAAGCAGTTGacataatgttaaaaatgtaaagtcaGCTGCTTCCACAGTTGTCAAGgagataaaagacaaataaataataaatcataataaatagataatataaaatacagtgctTACCTcataatgtttttctgttttgttactGATCAAAttcctgctgtttttattaatgtctCAAACAGGATCTAGGGCTTCAGTAACCTACAATACATCTCTTTATCAGCATACAACAAAGTCAGCAGACATCACTGATTCAGCAGGAGaaactatttaaaataatacagtttAATTCCTCATAGaacatcaaaacattattttggcAGGAGtgcagtgaataaataaaaaaatgaagccttcaaaagacaaaaatttaGGTTGACTggagattttcttttttggacATCCAACACGGTGGTCAAATCTATCAAAAGGTGTGCACTGTACAGTCTgaaaattaagtgaaaacataTCTAGCAGCACACTCGAACACATGGAGCAGTGGTTCTCAGAGTGTGAGATTAGGCACGATGCAGAACATGAGGGATGAATAAAATTAGTACTGGAATGACAGATTTAATGGAAATAAACTTGCATGTTGCTTAGCAACTACCATTACGTTTCAAATTGAAACGGCACAGGCAAGGTCAGAACACATAGAAGGAGAAACAGTGAGAAGCCGTAATGTATCGTGGacaggagtaaaaaaaaagagaaaaaaaaacacaattcatgAGCTATTATAGATGGCAGAATCGGGTGTTCCACGAGTACGTATGTGTGTGGAAAAGGCATTTGATGTTGTTATCGGCAGCTATAATGAATTGACTTTTTAAGCATCTGGCACACATTTTTTGTTCCAATAGTGTTATCTGCAAAAAGTCACCTTCTCTTGGGTTGTTACAGTGTGCTAAACTCCTCTCACCACAGGTCACATGACACAGTGTCTTGCGCATCTCTGAAACAAATAGTTGGGGAAATGAGTAAGATGAAATGAGTCATCTTTTTTCCATTTGACTAAATTGTTTCAAATCATGTCAATCATAGCAGCTTGATAGATGAAGCCAAAATTATACTAATCATTAAAAAATGCTGTCAAAAATATGTGACCATGCAGACGAAGTTACTGTTACAAGCTGTTGGCTAGTGGCTAACAAGAATGCAAGGCAACTGAAAAGTTTTAATTGCCACCAAAATGGCTGTGTTTTACCCTTCACTGTCATTTATTATGCAAGCGGAATATTTCAGCTTCATATAATTAAGTGATGTATTTAGCATTTGATGCAGACTAGTGTGGTCAGTGTGGACAGTAAGATTTGATCAATCGTTCTGGAGATGAAAAGAACACAGTGTTACATGTCATTTAAGTAAAGAATGTACGAGAGGACTGTTTGTACCAAGATATGTGTCTTGAGAGCTAATTATGTTCAATTAAGCAATACCACTCACTTTTAAGTTTTTCTACAGTTAAATGTAGAATTGTGCCTCAACTCAAACTTCCAGACATAAATAAGGGGATGTATTATTTTGACCAGATATTTAATACTGTGTCTTTTCTTAGGGAGAAGCTTAAAGATGTCCTCGACACAACCAGGATGGATGTCACGGGTGGAAGGGACACCTGTTCCATGTCCCTCTCGAGCAGCCCCATGTCCAGCCCGGGCCCCGGCACTTGCTCCTGCCATGGACCAGGCCCCAGCCCCAGCTCGTGTCAGGGCCCTCACCCCTGTCAAGCACCTGACCTCAGCCCCAACCTATGTCAAGCCCATCGTACCTGCCAGGGACCAGGCCACATCTCGAGCCAGTGTCAAGGCCCCAGACCTTGTCACGACCCAGGCCCAGGATCTGGACCATGCTCTGGCCCAGGACCATGCACAGGCTCTGACCAAGGACCCTCCTTTCCCTCACTGCCCGACAGTCTCCTCTCCGAAGGACCATCACTCGCATCTATCCCTGATGCTCTTAACTCCTCTTCCTCAAGCCTCCCTCCTATCCCCGACATCCTGAGCCCCATGCCGGTGTATCCTGCTGGGGTGCTGCTGGTGTGCAACAGCTGCGTGGCCTATCAGCAGTTAGTGGAGGCCCAGTCGCCGATGCGAAAATGGGCTCTGCGTAGGAAGAACGAACCCTTGGAGGCCCGCTTGCAGCGCCTAGAGCGCGAGCGCACGGCAAAGAAGAACAAGCGGGCGTGTGAGAcggaagaggagagggaaatgAGGAGGCTGCGGGACCGCGAGGCCAAACGCATGCAGAGAATGCAGGAATCAGAGGAGCAGCGGGCACgcaggctgcagagagacagggaggccATGCGTTTGAAGAGGGCCAACGAGACGCCGGAGAAGAGGCAGGCCAGGCTGATCCGCGAGAGGGAGGCGAAGAGGATCAAGCGACGGCTGGAGAAAATCGACCCTGCTCTGAGGACACAGATAGAGCATGATCCTGCTGCTATGGCTGCCCTCACAGCAGACATGAGTCTCTTTCAGTTCCCCTGCCCTATGCCTGTCCCTTCCATTGATAATGGTCTGTTCATGAAGCTGCCCTAATTGGACCAGGCCACTGGGTGGGAAACCAATTGGCTTCTAACATTATCCTCTGCACTCTGCCATCAGACTGCCATGGTCACAGTGAACCATTCCTAGCTGGTTTACATCCAGCCTGTTCTGTGTCGAACTGCTTCACACAGAAACTGCTTTGTTAAATACAGCAAAAACTACTTCAATTTCTAATTTATTACAGTCTAGAAAACCTTGGGAACAGGGTTGAGAATGTTTCATGTTGTATGGAAGATGACATAAAAGCATGTTGTAAAGAGATTTATCTGTTCGTCAGTGGGCTAGCAGATTTAACACAGTTCATTCTAGTAGGAGCAGTTACACTTcctttgaggggaaaaaaaattattttgcacATGGAGCTTCAGTGACAGGAGTGGGGACTTTGTAGTCACAGCCCCCTCCTTTCTGGTCCACTCCGCCAGCCCAGTGACTCGGGTTTACCGGTAGCTACACCTCTCTCTTCAAGCTACCACCGTGGGTCCCTGGGAAGTTCATATTCAGTCAAACTTCTACCTCAGCTGGCGACATGGTCGCGCCCTCTGTCTGTGGCTTACTGCGTTCCAACTCCAAGCTTCCAAAGctctatatatactgtatactactaCAGAGGATGTGGGTTGTTTTCCAcaatttgtgtttgcatttatcACTCAGGCACTTTAATAGgacacaaacattcacagaaGCAACCAATTTACAAACACACCAGTTGCACATGTATTTCCCAGGTTTGATTATAATGTTTCTTAACAGATTAACTCTGAATGTTTTGTCCTATTGAACATGCCCAGTGTCGAGCAACATTCCCCCTCATCTCCATTCGCCTCTTTACATTCTCTTTGCcaatattttaatctgttttcttcttccgtTTCCCTACATTGTTACACTTTGCTagtgtcatttctttttttacttttttctttggttcataaaaaaatcagtctgtgctgctgttaatgtactgtacaatacATTAGTTACCTCTTATATATTTTGGGCTCATCACATTAAGGAATATTGTGCTAAAATGTTAATTAAGTGGTCACAGTGAAACAGTTCCTAATGTGTTACTTGTTGACAACCAAATTTGTCACATTACTTGAATTCTGCCCACAAGaacacatttgttttcctcATTATGAGTAAATAACAACATGAAAGTgggttattatcattattattatatagtggATCATACACAGATAATGCAATTTCTGTAGCACATGCTTGGTCAAGCTTCAGTACCTTCAATATTATGTAACCTGTACCACTTAAATTGGGCTTAATTTATATCCCCTGTCAGCAGAATTGATAAAAGATATTTATTGATTCATATGACAGAGGAACTCATTTTAAACAcgttcctgttgttttttttaatccccCATCTGTTACTGAGCACTGGGAGAGAGATTTTATTAATCTATATCCATTAACCTCATTCCAGCACATATTTATGCAATATGAtgtgaatatatttttcttgtgaaaatGTTTGGGTTAATTCTTTACCGTCAGTGGTataaaattgttttaatgttaaaaaaaattagagGCCATGTTGGATATCCCTGGTTTAATTTCCTGCCTGTAAGGTTACCTCCAGTTTTTTCTTGACTTCACAGCTCCAGATGCAAACATTTACAGTGTCAAATGAGCAGTTTCTGAAATATTCTTCAAAGAATATCAGAGACAAGGACAAGTACTGGTTCTGTTTGAGTCACTCCTAGACAAGAGTCAGTCTACTTGGCTGTTTCTTACAGCAAATTTaaccaagaaaaaaatattgggattttttttttgttccatccTCAGAGGTTTTTCTAGGAGTGCATCAAACCTCTATGCAACAGATGTGTTATTTATTCCAaggtaaattaattaatttttcacTGAAACTATGCAGAATGCGACTTTAATTTAAATGGACTTCAATGTAAAGAGTTTAGCTTCTCAGGCAATTTAACTCAGTGAGAGGGCTCAGAGCCTAGTTACAACACCCTGGTCCATAAGAATCATTTATAGATTTATCATATGACAGTTTCAGGCAAGTGTGCGACTTTTCTAGAGACACTCTGTCTTCGGAGGTATCTTTTCACTTCCTAGTTCAGCACATGAAAGCAACAGGGTCTCACTGCCATCCTATTCATGACATACTGTACCAAGGGCAGATCAGTGTTCTCAACAAAGTCTTCAGGtgtcatttatttctctcttctctcagacTATGAATACTGGGTATTCTCAGAGGTTGCTCTTTGAAATTGCTGTGATCCCCTTTGTCCTACAGTGGACTAATGCGACAGAAAACTGCGCCGTCTGTGGTCTGACATACTATTGCAAAGGAAGTACCATGAACTCTGAAGTGATGTTGGTCTTTACGAGCAGTACTTTCAGTATGGATTTAGGTAAGCACTGCATGTCGTGAAACTGCACTTGTCCTAGAATGATTTAATATGAGCTTGTGTTCTATTGTTAGTTTATGCCTGCctgttttttacagtttaatcaaaaagaaaaatgttgttaaaaatgTTGGCCTTTCTATATTAAATCTATCAGGATTTTCTCTCAATGTCCATGTTTACAAAACAAATCTTTCTGAACAAGGCCAAATGAATGAGCTTAAACTGCTAATGAGAACATTCATGCTTGCTGCATTATCAATGCATTCTGACTGGATGGCACTTTGGAGATGCCATCCTCTGTTACTGGATTAACAGATGTACAGATCGTGATGAAACTGGTAAAGAATGTGGAAATAAACATTGACTTTACTATAATGGTAGCGTCCCGTCACTTTCCTCCTTTGTTTTatagacacaaatacacatttatgtttaatgGATACAGTGTCGCACACAATTCTTTAACAGTGAGAGGTCTTCTCTTAAAATGGTAAGTGTAGGTGAAGttttaacagaaaatatttaGGAATTATGGCATTTGTGTCTGCTAGTTTGTTGGATGTCTTGCAGAGGCAGTGTGGTGTGTTAACTTCTGTGGTGGGAAGCACTTGTACTGGGGTATTTTGTTCTTTATACTTACACTACtcctaaatttaaaatgaatacagaaatattgttttttatggaagcaaataataGTCATACAAATTTAAAACGTATTAGCAAATCAATACAGAATTGTGAAATT contains:
- the LOC122880498 gene encoding zinc finger protein 821 isoform X2, with the protein product MSRRKQTNPFKVNWPFHTSGITGLQHTINMDGRDEFTEDSECCSNNSQEVQEQDSISDSDSDPDNHGEDSSSNTSADDHMTTKRSQCRLQGAGVKEESEEGADHGINFVCPLCMLDFSSPEKLISHVYQHTTMMSNTKSYVCPVCGRALSSPGSLGRHLLIHSEDRLSNCAVCGARFTDTNNFNREKLKDVLDTTRMDVTGGRDTCSMSLSSSPMSSPGPGTCSCHGPGPSPSSCQGPHPCQAPDLSPNLCQAHRTCQGPGHISSQCQGPRPCHDPGPGSGPCSGPGPCTGSDQGPSFPSLPDSLLSEGPSLASIPDALNSSSSSLPPIPDILSPMPVYPAGVLLVCNSCVAYQQLVEAQSPMRKWALRRKNEPLEARLQRLERERTAKKNKRACETEEEREMRRLRDREAKRMQRMQESEEQRARRLQRDREAMRLKRANETPEKRQARLIREREAKRIKRRLEKIDPALRTQIEHDPAAMAALTADMSLFQFPCPMPVPSIDNGLFMKLP
- the LOC122880498 gene encoding zinc finger protein 821 isoform X4 produces the protein MGPFHTSGITGLQHTINMDGRDEFTEDSECCSNNSQEVQEQDSISDSDSDPDNHGEDSSSNTSADDHMTTKRSQCRLQGAGVKEESEEGADHGINFVCPLCMLDFSSPEKLISHVYQHTTMMSNTKSYVCPVCGRALSSPGSLGRHLLIHSEDRLSNCAVCGARFTDTNNFNREKLKDVLDTTRMDVTGGRDTCSMSLSSSPMSSPGPGTCSCHGPGPSPSSCQGPHPCQAPDLSPNLCQAHRTCQGPGHISSQCQGPRPCHDPGPGSGPCSGPGPCTGSDQGPSFPSLPDSLLSEGPSLASIPDALNSSSSSLPPIPDILSPMPVYPAGVLLVCNSCVAYQQLVEAQSPMRKWALRRKNEPLEARLQRLERERTAKKNKRACETEEEREMRRLRDREAKRMQRMQESEEQRARRLQRDREAMRLKRANETPEKRQARLIREREAKRIKRRLEKIDPALRTQIEHDPAAMAALTADMSLFQFPCPMPVPSIDNGLFMKLP
- the LOC122880498 gene encoding zinc finger protein 821 isoform X3; translation: MGPFHTSGITGLQHTINMDGRDEFTEDSECCSNNSQEVQEQDSISEDSDSDPDNHGEDSSSNTSADDHMTTKRSQCRLQGAGVKEESEEGADHGINFVCPLCMLDFSSPEKLISHVYQHTTMMSNTKSYVCPVCGRALSSPGSLGRHLLIHSEDRLSNCAVCGARFTDTNNFNREKLKDVLDTTRMDVTGGRDTCSMSLSSSPMSSPGPGTCSCHGPGPSPSSCQGPHPCQAPDLSPNLCQAHRTCQGPGHISSQCQGPRPCHDPGPGSGPCSGPGPCTGSDQGPSFPSLPDSLLSEGPSLASIPDALNSSSSSLPPIPDILSPMPVYPAGVLLVCNSCVAYQQLVEAQSPMRKWALRRKNEPLEARLQRLERERTAKKNKRACETEEEREMRRLRDREAKRMQRMQESEEQRARRLQRDREAMRLKRANETPEKRQARLIREREAKRIKRRLEKIDPALRTQIEHDPAAMAALTADMSLFQFPCPMPVPSIDNGLFMKLP
- the LOC122880498 gene encoding zinc finger protein 821 isoform X1, translating into MSRRKQTNPFKVNWPFHTSGITGLQHTINMDGRDEFTEDSECCSNNSQEVQEQDSISEDSDSDPDNHGEDSSSNTSADDHMTTKRSQCRLQGAGVKEESEEGADHGINFVCPLCMLDFSSPEKLISHVYQHTTMMSNTKSYVCPVCGRALSSPGSLGRHLLIHSEDRLSNCAVCGARFTDTNNFNREKLKDVLDTTRMDVTGGRDTCSMSLSSSPMSSPGPGTCSCHGPGPSPSSCQGPHPCQAPDLSPNLCQAHRTCQGPGHISSQCQGPRPCHDPGPGSGPCSGPGPCTGSDQGPSFPSLPDSLLSEGPSLASIPDALNSSSSSLPPIPDILSPMPVYPAGVLLVCNSCVAYQQLVEAQSPMRKWALRRKNEPLEARLQRLERERTAKKNKRACETEEEREMRRLRDREAKRMQRMQESEEQRARRLQRDREAMRLKRANETPEKRQARLIREREAKRIKRRLEKIDPALRTQIEHDPAAMAALTADMSLFQFPCPMPVPSIDNGLFMKLP